The Acidicapsa acidisoli genome contains a region encoding:
- a CDS encoding acyltransferase family protein: protein MDNPKPARLDALTGLRCFAALNIVFFHFSNPDWFGPLSPVVNAGYLSVSFFIMLSGFVLAYNYAGRAREGKLDKVRFWKARLTRLYPIYLLSLVIGWQTFRAEPAAHTPFMFWLGAILTPILLQGWIPEIATFGNTPAWTMSAEAAYYVLFPWLASVRKPVRTGVHYWRLGALWCLGLIPGTLYVLFNPDGIAHVDRFSSAPWLQALKFTPLPHLPSFAFGVMLAGLDECVERTGQLRLWIGLFGFAGIYGVLCLGSLVPYALIHDGLLMPLFGCLIIGLSGINPLSKLFGFPVFVFVGESSYCLYLMHFNLWNLLHQSGLLPRFGLDRFDPWISYAILIGLGLLALHLIEKPAQKALRKWMGA from the coding sequence GTGGATAACCCTAAACCAGCCCGGCTGGACGCACTGACAGGTCTGCGCTGTTTCGCGGCTCTGAATATCGTCTTCTTCCATTTTTCCAATCCAGACTGGTTCGGCCCGCTTTCACCCGTGGTCAATGCCGGCTATCTGTCGGTGAGCTTCTTCATCATGCTTTCCGGTTTTGTGCTCGCGTATAACTACGCGGGACGAGCGCGCGAGGGCAAACTGGACAAAGTGCGTTTCTGGAAGGCGCGTCTGACGCGGCTCTATCCGATTTACTTGCTGAGCCTGGTGATCGGTTGGCAGACCTTTCGCGCCGAGCCCGCGGCACACACTCCCTTCATGTTCTGGCTGGGTGCGATCCTGACGCCGATCCTCTTGCAGGGTTGGATTCCGGAGATTGCGACATTCGGCAACACGCCAGCGTGGACGATGTCCGCGGAAGCCGCGTACTACGTGCTCTTTCCCTGGCTGGCGAGTGTGCGCAAGCCGGTTCGGACTGGCGTGCATTATTGGCGGCTCGGGGCATTGTGGTGTTTGGGGCTCATTCCCGGCACGCTCTATGTCCTGTTCAATCCCGATGGCATCGCGCACGTCGACCGCTTCTCCTCGGCTCCCTGGTTGCAGGCACTCAAGTTCACGCCTCTGCCTCATCTGCCAAGCTTCGCCTTTGGGGTGATGCTTGCCGGGTTGGACGAGTGCGTCGAGCGCACCGGACAGCTTCGGCTATGGATCGGGCTCTTCGGCTTTGCAGGCATCTACGGAGTGTTGTGCCTGGGCTCGCTCGTTCCCTATGCGCTGATCCACGATGGCCTGCTGATGCCGCTATTCGGTTGCTTGATCATAGGATTGTCGGGCATTAATCCGCTGTCGAAGCTCTTCGGTTTTCCGGTATTCGTTTTTGTTGGCGAGTCGAGCTATTGCCTCTACCTGATGCACTTCAATCTTTGGAATCTGTTGCATCAGAGCGGGTTATTGCCGCGGTTTGGATTGGATCGATTTGATCCCTGGATCAGCTATGCAATTCTGATCGGACTCGGACTGCTGGCATTGCATCTGATTGAGAAGCCCGCGCAGAAGGCGCTTCGCAAATGGATGGGTGCATGA